A genomic stretch from Erigeron canadensis isolate Cc75 chromosome 9, C_canadensis_v1, whole genome shotgun sequence includes:
- the LOC122583749 gene encoding uncharacterized protein LOC122583749, protein MTSTIPTLTRLQIPLEEVVKATNNFDEEYVIGGGGFGKVYRGQLSVSGEMVNIAARRLDPKHRGGGVEFWTEISVLSSLKHENMLSLVGFCDENGEKIIINKDEATKGSLSMYLSDPTTLTWIQRLKICLGVARALRYIQNSEGRGFSVIHRNINSYTILLDAKFEAKLSGFEYSIKQSVDRSERVVLLEAIGTKGYMDPSIVKTGGVSHKSDIYSFGVVLCEILCARKAFIPDADADNRFLAPLFRSHYENGSLNDIIHPDLRLQMSRQSLSRLSTTAYSCLKQDRVQRPKINDIVIELEKVFELQQPPENLIKKLEHLRIPMRDIMLATDNFSEAYHMGHEDFVDLYIAELEHIDKGNPSIIEGMNKSELPRRRSKVLIKRIFPKEDYEIGEEMFYTEIKMLDTCKHPNIVELLGFSDEGSEMIIVVELLSRGLLVRYWMMSGMSQVLTWAKRLKICLDVAKALNYLHTEMEDQKRIIHRDIKSVNIALDENWGPKIIDFRRSVFLPPNQDDDALIHTTLFGTRNYMDPEYRDTGKLKRESDVYNFGVVLFEALCGRSAYDPIYLKDGEQGLAIMARRCFQDGTLLTEMIDPILNKKERCEDNFIQKGPNKYSLERFVKIAHECIAKTQNRRPTMKVVIRELQKALFFEEEAHLDTVNNADEVEELSELNLTHEDSDKAQWPGMVQDVVGIKISMDLKLKNGLKLENLVKKLEHLKIPLCDIMLATHNFSKGYITGGDEYYYLYTVKLEHFDTEIPSIKKGKNKSDMYRTRNTVVIKRYLPREYDTAEAIFFTEFKILDACKHPSIVKILGFCVEDSEMILVIEHLPNGYLEDYWKNPDMRPYLSWEKRLKICLDVANALNYLHTEMEDQITIIHRDIKSYYIALGKNWGAKIVDFQMSLFMNQDDDTLYHNYYVGTREYIDPEYRTTGKLKRESDVYGFGVVLFEVLCGRLAYDPKYLQESEDGLAFVARRCFQEGTVMDMIDPILKKESSENSFSLNRGPNKDSLEIFVNIAHESIAENQDQRPTMKVVIEELQKALFCQEEKHLDVADEVEESMELKLTRENSIKNLEISKIPLSYIVLATERFSMAYRIKPTSYKYLEFYRAEVKHFDTQNPSIKEEDNISDMCRTVVIKRFCPRNHIEKEMFYTEIKVLAICKHPRIIKLLGYCVEGSEMIIVVENLSNGNLYDYWKNTGLRHTLTWEKRLKICLDVANALNYLHTEMEDQKTIIHRGIMSYNIELDENWGAKLIGFHESVFLPPNQDTLYDSFRSGVRRYWDPEYWETRKLKRESDVYSFGVVLFEVLCGRLAYDPIYTKESDDFGLAFVARRCFREGTLTEIIDPILKEQRGKNSFILNRGPNKDSLEKFVKIAHRCIATTQDKRPTMKVVIQELQDALFFQENNKDEPIISLEVIRLATRNFHHDNCIGGGGFGKVFKGEVPQGDGFNTIVAKRLDTRLGQGAQQFRNEIQILFEYKHENIISLVGYCDEKNEQIIVYEYASQGSLDRYLKDARLTWMKRLNICIDVATALAFLHGGAGKQAIVIHRDIKTGNILLNDEWDAKLADFGLSLISPINQETDYVVDHVCGTRGYLDPLYLKSGFLTKESDIYSFGVVLFEILCGRSTFEIHKDKGMYLPGFIKESFKKGKGKHDDLVFEALKEQIVPKALTAFQTIAYQCLHDDREKRPTAKEVLQQLKEAREFQRQAMRDHDEALQKLNGTEISTKPIALAVNEEPDLHTNILIDDLDEHVEVKHDLVGFRGCFEAIIQFFFQLFNGSYDAHRGVVGYVTTCSFGFPVILFWGFRFSDVLPVASSCALACCIGSPASPYLGFPVSPLLLLLLLRRLVVFRRSLSGLLVNCICCSATAGCFPASSFWVSG, encoded by the exons ATGACATCCACAATTCCGACGCTTACACGCTTACAAATCCCCCTTGAAGAGGTTGTAAAGGCCACCAACAACTTTGATGAAGAATATGTCATCGGAGGTGGTGGTTTCGGGAAGGTTTATAGAGGACAACTCTCGGTGTCCGGGGAGATGGTAAATATTGCTGCTCGCAGATTAGATCCAAAGCATAGAGGCGGAGGGGTTGAGTTCTGGACCGAGATTTCAGTGCTTTCTAGCCTCAAGCATGAGAACATGTTATCTCTGGTTGGGTTTTGTGACGAGAATGGTGAGAAGATCATTATAAACAAGGATGAGGCCACCAAGGGAAGTCTCTCCATGTATCTTAGCGACCCAACAACCCTCACCTGGATTCAAAGATTGAAAATATGTCTTGGCGTTGCGCGTGCGTTGAGATACATCCAAAATAGTGAGGGGCGAGGTTTTAGTGTCATACACCGTAACATCAATAGCTACACAATCTTATTAGATGCTAAATTTGAAGCCAAGTTATCTGGTTTTGAATATTCTATCAAACAATCAGTAGATCGATCGGAGCGGGTTGTCCTTTTAGAAGCTATTGGCACAAAAGGATATATGGACCCATCGATTGTAAAGACGGGAGGTGTAAGTCACAAGTCCGACATCTACTCATTTGGAGTGGTTTTATGTGAAATATTATGCGCGAGGAAAGCTTTTATTCCAGATGCAGATGCAGATAATAGATTTTTAGCTCCATTGTTCAGAAGTCATTATGAAAATGGATCACTGAATGATATAATCCATCCGGATTTGCGGCTTCAAATGAGCCGACAATCACTCTCCAGGCTCTCCACAACAGCATATTCTTGCTTAAAGCAGGACAGGGTACAACGTCCAAAAATAAACGATATTGTCATTGAACTTGAGAAAGTTTTTGAACTTCAGCAGCCACCTGAAAATTTG ATAAAAAAGTTGGAGCACTTGAGGATTCCCATGCGTGATATAATGTTGGCTACCGATAACTTTTCTGAGGCATACCACATGGGGCATGAGGATTTCGTTGACTTATACATAGCAGAACTCGAGCATATTGATAAAGGAAATCCTTCCATCATAGAAGGGATGAATAAAAGTGAACTACCCAGGAGACGCAGCAAAGTCCTTATAAAACGCATCTTCCCAAAGGAAGACTATGAGATAGGAGAAGAAATGTTCTATACGGAAATTAAAATGCTTGACACTTGCAAGCATCCAAACATAGTCGAACTACTTGGATTCTCTGATGAAGGTTCTGAGATGATCATTGTCGTTGAGCTTCTTTCCAGGGGATTACTTGTAAGGTATTGGATGATGTCCGGCATGAGTCAAGTTCTTACTTGGGCAAAACGATTGAAAATCTGCCTCGATGTTGCAAAAGCACTAAATTATCTTCATACTGAGATGGAGGACCAAAAGAGGATAATACACCGTGATATTAAGAGCGTCAACATTGCATTGGACGAGAATTGGGGGCCAAAAATTATTGACTTTCGGCGCTCGGTATTCCTCCCTCCAAATCAAGATGACGATGCTCTCATTCACACTACTCTTTTTGGCACTCGAAATTACATGGATCCAGAATATAGGGACACTGGTAAGCTGAAAAGAGAATCAGATGTATATAATTTTGGAGTAGTTTTGTTTGAAGCCCTATGTGGGAGGTCAGCCTATGACCCGATATACCTGAAGGACGGAGAGCAAGGGCTGGCGATTATGGCACGACGATGCTTCCAAGATGGAACACTACTGACGGAAATGATAGATCCAATATTAAATAAGAAGGAAAGATGTGAAGACAACTTTATTCAAAAAGGACCCAACAAATATTCTTTGGAGAGATTTGTAAAAATTGCACACGAATGCATTGCCAAAACACAAAACCGACGTCCAACAATGAAAGTGGTCATCCGGGAGCTTCAAAAAGCCTTATTCTTTGAG GAGGAGGCGCATTTAGATACAGTGAATAATGCGGATGAAGTTGAGGAATTGTCGGAACTTAATTTGACACATGAAGATTCT GATAAGGCACAATGGCCAGGGATGGTTCAAGATGTCGTTGGAATTAAGATATCTATGGATCTTAAGTTGAAAAATGGAttgaaacttgaaaatttg GTAAAAAAATTGGAGCACTTGAAGATTCCCCTCTGTGATATAATGTTGGCTACCCATAATTTTTCCAAGGGATACATAACAGGAGGTGACGAGTACTATTACTTATACACAGTAAAACTCGAACATTTTGATACAGAAATTCCTTCCATcaaaaaaggaaagaataaAAGTGATATGTACAGGACACGCAACACAGTAGTTATAAAACGGTACCTCCCAAGAGAATACGACACAGCAGAAGCAATATTTTTTACAGAATTTAAAATTCTTGACGCTTGCAAGCATCCAAGCATAGTCAAAATTCTTGGATTTTGTGTTGAAGATTCTGAGATGATCCTTGTCATTGAGCATCTACCTAATGGATACCTTGAAGATTATTGGAAAAATCCCGATATGAGGCCTTATCTTAGTTGGGAAAAACGTTTGAAAATTTGTCTCGATGTTGCAAATGCATTGAATTACCTCCATACTGAGATGGAGGACCAAATCACGATAATACACCGTGATATCAAGAGCTACTACATTGCGTTGGGCAAGAATTGGGGGGCAAAGATTGTTGACTTTCAGATGTCGCTATTCATGAATCAAGATGACGACACTCTTTATCACAATTATTATGTTGGGACTCGAGAGTATATAGATCCAGAATATAGGACGACTGGTAAGTTGAAAAGAGAATCAGATGTATATGGTTTTGGAGTAGTTTTATTTGAAGTCTTATGTGGGAGGTTAGCCTATGACCCAAAATACCTTCAGGAGAGTGAGGACGGGCTCGCGTTTGTGGCAAGACGATGCTTCCAAGAGGGAACAGTAATGGACATGATAGATCCTatattaaagaaagaaagtagtGAAAACTCCTTTAGCCTAAATAGAGGACCCAACAAAGATTCTTTGGAGATATTTGTAAACATTGCACACGAGTCCATAGCGGAAAACCAAGACCAACGTCCAACAATGAAAGTGGTTATTGAGGAGCTTCAAAAAGCGTTATTCTGTCAG GAGGAGAAGCACTTAGATGTTGCCGATGAAGTTGAGGAATCAATGGAACTTAAGTTGACACGTGAAAATTCT ATAAAAAATTTGGAGATCTCGAAGATTCCCCTCAGTTATATAGTGTTGGCCACCGAACGCTTTTCGATGGCATACAGAATAAAGCCTACCTCGTACAAATACTTAGAATTTTACAGAGCAGAAGTCAAGCATTTTGATACACAAAATCCTTCCATCAAAGAAGAAGATAATATAAGTGATATGTGCAGGACAGTAGTTATCAAACGCTTCTGCCCAAGAAATCACATAGAAAAAGAAATGTTCTACACAGAAATTAAAGTGCTTGCCATTTGCAAGCATCCAAGGATAATCAAACTACTTGGATATTGTGTTGAAGGTTCCGAGATGATCATTGTCGTTGAAAATCTTTCTAATGGAAACCTTTATGATTATTGGAAAAACACCGGCTTGAGGCATACTCTTACTTGGGAAAAACGTTTGAAAATCTGTCTCGATGTTGCAAATGCATTGAATTACCTTCATACTGAGATGGAGGACCAAAAGACGATAATACACCGTGGTATTATGAGCTACAACATTGAATTGGACGAGAATTGGGGGGCAAAACTTATTGGCTTTCATGAGTCAGTATTCCTACCTCCGAATCAAGACACACTCTATGACAGTTTTCGTTCGGGTGTTCGTCGCTACTGGGATCCAGAATATTGGGAGACTCGTAAGTTGAAAAGAGAGTCTGATGTGTATAGTTTTGGTGTAGTTTTGTTTGAAGTCCTATGTGGGAGGTTAGCTTATGACCCAATATACACAAAAGAGAGTGACGATTTTGGGCTGGCGTTTGTGGCACGACGATGCTTCCGAGAGGGAACACTAACAGAAATCATAGATCCTATATTAAAGGAACAAAGGGGTAAGAACAGCTTTATTCTAAATAGAGGACCAAACAAAGATTCTTTGGAGAAATTTGTAAAAATTGCACACCGGTGCATAGCAACAACTCAAGACAAACGCCCAACAATGAAAGTGGTCATCCAGGAGCTTCAGGATGCCTTATTCTTTCAA GAAAACAACAAGGACGAACCTATAATTTCACTTGAAGTCATAAGATTGGCCACACGAAACTTCCATCATGATAATTGCATTGGCGGAGGAGGATTTGGGAAAGTTTTTAAAGGAGAAGTTCCACAAGGTGATGGATTCAATACTATTGTTGCGAAGCGACTGGATACAAGGCTTGGTCAAGGAGCACAACAGTTTAGGAATGAGATCCAAATTCTTTTTGAGTATAAACATGAGAATATCATCTCTCTTGTGGGATATTGTGATGAAAAGAATGAACAAATCATTGTTTACGAGTATGCGTCTCAAGGCAGTCTTGACAGGTATCTGAAGGATGCTCGTCTTACATGGATGAAACGGcttaatatatgtattgatgTTGCAACTGCCCTGGCTTTCCTCCATGGAGGAGCTGGGAAACAAGCTATAGTGATACACAGGGACATCAAAACTGGTAACATTCTACTAAATGATGAGTGGGACGCAAAACTTGCTGATTTTGGGCTTTCCTTGATAAGTCCAATTAATCAGGAAACAGACTATGTCGTCGATCATGTGTGTGGCACTCGAGGGTACTTGGACCCCCTTTACTTAAAATCGGGTTTCTTAACTAAAGAATCAGATATTTATTCATTTGGGGTGGTTTTGTTTGAGATCTTATGTGGGAGATCAACATTTGAGATCCATAAAGATAAAGGTATGTATCTACCAGGTTTCATCAAAGAGAGCTTTAAGAAGGGAAAAGGGAAACATGATGACTTGGTATTTGAGGCGCTAAAAGAACAGATCGTGCCAAAAGCATTGACTGCATTTCAAACGATTGCCTACCAGTGCTTACACGATGATAGAGAAAAACGGCCAACAGCAAAAGAAGTTCTACAACAACTCAAGGAGGCTCGGGAATTCCAA AGACAAGCTATGAGAG ATCATGATGAAGCCTTACAAAAACTTAATGGAACAGAGATTAGTACCAAACCTATTGCTTTGGCAGTCAATGAAGAACCTGACCTGCACACTAATATACTCATT GATGACCTTGACGAACATGTAGAAGTTAAACATGACCTTGTTG GATTTCGTGGTTGTTTTGAGGCTATTATACAGTTTTTTTTCCAGCTGTTTAATGGCTCTTATGATGCTCATCG